The window TTCAAGAAGAGTTTTGCTTGAGAAAAGCGTTAACGAACAAAAATCAAAACTTTTTGCAGAGGTTGAGGAAGGTCAAATTCGCGATGGCGTTGTGCGCAATATAACAAAATTTGGCGCTTTCGTGGACATTGGCGGTATTGACGGGTTGCTATATATCGGCGACCTTGCATGGTATAGAGTTAAAAATGTAGAGGATATATTAAAAGTCGGCCAAAGGGTACGCGTAAGCATTTTGAAAATAAATAAAAAAGAAGAGAAAATATCACTTGGTTTAAAACAATTAAGTGTAAAACCATGGGATGGAGCGGCGGAAAGGTACCCGAGTGGTTTAATTATAAAAGGGAAAGTTTCTTCCGTAAGCGATTTTGGTGTTTTTGTTGAGTTAGAACAGGGTGTTGAGGGGCTTATTCACATATCTGAAACTTCATGGCTATCTGAGCCAAAAAATTTAAAACAAATGTTTAGCGTAGGAAGTGAAGTTGAGGCAAAAGTACTTGCGATAGATGAAACAACTCAAAAGATTTCTCTTTCAATAAAGCAAATGACAGAAAACCCATGGGAAAACGCATACAGGCATTATGCGCCGGGAGCCCGTGTAAAAGGTGTTGTAAGCGGCATAACTCCATTTGGAGTTTTTGTTAAACTGCCTGAGGGCGGTGTGCAAGGGCTTGTGCATGTTGGTGAACTGTCGTGGACAAAAAAAATAAAACACCCAAATGAAGTTGTAAAACAAGGCAGTGAAATTGAGGTGGTAGTTCTTAGCGTAGACCCTAAAAACGAAAAGATATCTCTTTCGGTTAAAAAATTAACACAGGACCCTGTAAAAAAATATAAGGTCGGCGCGGTTGTTAAAGGCACTGTTGCTCGTTTAAATGGTTTTGGCGCTTTTGTAACGCTTGAAGAAGGCATAGACGCGCTTTTACGTAATGGTGAAATTGATGCTACAAAAAAAATTGAAGACCCGAGTACAGTATTGGCTGTCGGCCAGGAAGTTGAAGCGAAGGTAATTAAAAACGAAATAAAAGAAAGAAAAATAGAAATATCAATTAAAAAACTTGATAGAGAGCGCGAAAGAGAGTTAATTAAACAATTTGCGAATAAAGATGAAAAACCGACACTTGGCGAATTGTTAGTTGCCGATGATGAAAATGAAGATGAGAGCACCGTTGAGTAGTTTGTTGTTGGTTTAAAGCTCTTTACAAACTTCGCAGAGGAAATTGTTTTTCTTTGCGAAGTTTTATGTTTTGTTGTTGTGTGTTTTCTTTGTCACCCCGAAACGTAGTGAGGGGTCTTGGTGTTTCGTTTTTCCTTTTAAAGAAAGATCTCTCTTCGCTTCGCTCATCGAGATGACAGGAATGTATAGGATTGCTGGAATCGTAACTAAATAGTTTATATGTATCAAACAGTTGTGAAGATAAATATGAAAAAAATTATTTTGATTATTATTGCTTTTTTTGCGCTTTTAGCATTTAGTTCAAATGCTTTTTGTGCCGCGGCTTGGGATGGCACAAGCGATGATGCAATGCTTTTGTCTGTTGAAAAAGCCGCATTTATGTATTTTTGGTCCAATGCAAACAGTGGATATTATACAGTTGCAGAAAGGCAGGCAAACTGGACCTATCCTCCTTATAGACCATACTCTGCATTTTATGGTGTTTCTGCGGCAGGTATGGGCCTTGTCGCTATTTGTGTTGCGCATAAAAACGGTTGGATAACTTTATCGGTGGCAAAAGCAAGAATTGATTCAATTTTAAATGCACACTACAATGCACCTGAAAGCAGTGGAACTGCTTTATCAGGTGGGCTTGTACAGCACAATGGTTTCTTTTACCATTTCACAAAAAATGATGGAACAAGAGACAACTCAGGTACTGAGCTTTCTACAATAGACACAGCTTGGTTTATTACAGGCGCTCTCTTTGCAGGCCAGTATATAAAGGATAATGGCGGCGGCAGTGTAGAATGGGATACAGCAGATGCAATATATAGAAGAATTGATTGGCAATGGATGCGCAACGGAGGCAATTACTTAAAGTGGGCATGGACACCCGAAAACGGCTTTTCCGGTCAAGGCGATATAGCAGGATATAGCGAGGGTATATTTGCCTATTTTCTTGCTATGGGCTCACCCACACATCCGCTTTCAGATATAAATGGTTGGAATGCGCTTAGCTGCCTGCCAATATCGTACAAGGGACTTTCTTACATTTATGATGGTGGTAATTCATTATTTTCGCACCAATATCCTGGCATTTTTATTGATTTTACTGGAAGAAAAACATCAAAATACGCTTCTTTTGCCTTAAATACCTACAATACAACCATTCACCAGCACAGATATGCTTTTGATAATAGTTCAACATACTCCACATATGGTGAAAGCTTTGGTTTAAGCGCAACCGATGTTCCCGGTGTCGGAGAGTGGGATGGGCTTTGGGGGCTTGCTTATACCGCTTATGATACATCCGACAACGATGGAACAGTTTGTTTAAGCGCTATGGCCGCTTCCATAAATGAATTACCTTCATTAGTTAAAAAAAATATTCGTTATCTTCACGATACTTACGGTGCCGATATTTGGGGGAATTGGGGTTTCTCAGACAGCTATAAAAAAGACTCAGGGCTTACCGGACCAACCACATGCAAAAGCTGGGGCTGGGTAAACCCTCATATGATAAGCCATCAGCAGGGCTCAGTAATTTTGTCAATTGAAAATTACCGTACTGGTTTAATTAAAAGTACTTTTATGGAAATCCCATACATTCAAACCGCGCTCAGCGCACTTGGTTTTACTTCAGACACTGTAAAACCAGCCCAAATTTCAAACATTGCAAAAAATTTGTATTTAAACCCTGCAAAAACCTCGGCACAAGTTAACTTAAGCTGGCTTGCTCCCGGCAATAACGACTACACGGGTGTAATTTCAAGTGGAGTTTATGAAATACGCTTTACAACTATCGCTGCCGATACATGGGACAGCGCCCCGCCGAATTATTTAAATTACAATATCGTATGGAGTACAAGAACAAACCCATCAGATGCACAAAGTTTTCTTCTAAATAATCTTGCGGCAGATACAACATATTACGCTTGGGTGCGTATAACAGATGATTGCTTTAACTGGAGCCCACTTGGTGACACAATTACTTTTAGGGCTGGCATTTCAAAAATATCGCCAAACGAGATGTATAATACAAACGCATCTGCAAGTGTTGTTTTTAACGGTGATTGTTTTGACTCAGGAACTACGGTTAAACTAACAAAAAATGGCGAAGCAGACATACTCCCCATTTCTTCTTCTATACAAAGTTCAACTGCGATTATTGCCACATTTAATTTATCAGCTAAAACAACCGGATACTATACGGCAATTGCAAATCTTGGCGGTTCGTCAGTTATGGTTTCAAGTTTTACAAATGGGTTTTTAATAAAGCCAATGGCAATAACAAGCATAAGTACAGGCGCCTGTTTTAATTCAAGCATACTGGGGCCGATAACTATAACTGGGGAAGGTTTTGTAAGTGGTGTAAGTGTAAATCTAGAAAAAGTTGGTTCTTCTGATATTGCTGGAACAAATGTTGTGCTAAATAGCGGTACAAGCATAAGTGCGGTTTTTAATGTAGTAGGCAAAAGCACAGGAAGCTGGACTATTAGCGTAACTGCCGGCTCTTTGACGGCAGAAAAGGCGAATGTGTTAACAATAAACCCAATGCAAATAACCTCAATAAGCACGAGCAGTGCATACAACACGGACACGAACAGGGCGATAGCGATAAGCGGGCAGGGATTTGTAGCAGGCGGGACAGTGAAGTTAAAGCGAAGCGGACAAAGCGATATATTGCCTACGAGCCAGAGTTATATAAACCAAAGCGAGATAGATTGCATAATGGGATTAACAGGGAAAGCGACAGGATACTGGGACTTG is drawn from Endomicrobiales bacterium and contains these coding sequences:
- a CDS encoding 30S ribosomal protein S1 → MQESNNSNVGLNIDDENVLMSELMGPELKVETGKVFSAVVVGQNEDGVLVDLGLKYEALIPKTEFEDGVAPKELELGKNISVKFVRFGNNGGSPIVSFRELKEAAIWETLSNAQHAAASIEGTIKKKVKGGFVVDIGLDAFLPSSQLDLRVPKNPKDLDNVIGKKYEFAITEINRAQRNVVLSRRVLLEKSVNEQKSKLFAEVEEGQIRDGVVRNITKFGAFVDIGGIDGLLYIGDLAWYRVKNVEDILKVGQRVRVSILKINKKEEKISLGLKQLSVKPWDGAAERYPSGLIIKGKVSSVSDFGVFVELEQGVEGLIHISETSWLSEPKNLKQMFSVGSEVEAKVLAIDETTQKISLSIKQMTENPWENAYRHYAPGARVKGVVSGITPFGVFVKLPEGGVQGLVHVGELSWTKKIKHPNEVVKQGSEIEVVVLSVDPKNEKISLSVKKLTQDPVKKYKVGAVVKGTVARLNGFGAFVTLEEGIDALLRNGEIDATKKIEDPSTVLAVGQEVEAKVIKNEIKERKIEISIKKLDRERERELIKQFANKDEKPTLGELLVADDENEDESTVE